Proteins from a single region of Rhizobium leguminosarum bv. trifolii WSM1325:
- a CDS encoding putative transcriptional regulator, CopG/Arc/MetJ family (KEGG: cti:RALTA_A0065 antitoxin of a toxin/antitoxin system), whose product MRTTQPLTITLPLEMAQMVKAKVSSGEYATESEVIRDGLRTLAARDAAVEKWLRDELVPTYDETKAHPERGLSAEDVGRRLDARMAAHAKK is encoded by the coding sequence CCTCACCATCACCCTTCCATTGGAAATGGCGCAGATGGTGAAGGCCAAAGTCAGCTCCGGCGAATATGCGACCGAGAGCGAAGTCATCCGCGACGGCCTGCGCACCTTGGCCGCCCGCGACGCCGCCGTTGAGAAATGGCTGCGAGACGAGCTCGTGCCTACCTATGACGAGACGAAAGCCCACCCCGAGCGCGGCCTTTCTGCCGAGGACGTCGGCCGGCGGCTCGATGCCCGTATGGCCGCTCACGCCAAGAAATAG